Proteins found in one Miscanthus floridulus cultivar M001 chromosome 4, ASM1932011v1, whole genome shotgun sequence genomic segment:
- the LOC136550875 gene encoding uncharacterized protein → MGDANDLKATVESLTTAMKTLQATVEANAKAIASLTSDRTSSSGYKPGSGEHHNDRPPKFQKMDFPRYDGKTDPLIFINRCESYFHQQRIMEEEKVWMASYNLEDGAQMWYIQVQTDEGTPSWRRFKELLHLRYGPPLHAAPLFELADCRRMSTVAEYQDRFQALLPRAGPLGEAQRVQLFTGGLLPPLSLDVQVHNPQSLAAAMSLARQFELREQYAPAPAKAAACGLLPAPAPRLALPAPPIAKADATVAGADGRPLVKRLSLTEQEERRR, encoded by the coding sequence ATGGGTGACGCCAATGACCTCAAGGCCACCGTGGAATCCCTCACCACCGCCATGAAGACGCTGCAGGCCACGGTTGAGGCCAACGCCAAGGCCATCGCATCCCTCACCTCTGACCGCACGTCGTCCTCGGGCTACAAGCCGGGCTCCGGCGAGCACCACAATGATCGGCCGCCGAAATTCCAGAAGATGGATTTTCCCCGGTACGATGGCAAGACCGATCCCCTCATCTTCATCAATCGCTGCGAGTCCTACTTCCACCAGCAGCGGATCATGGAGGAAGAGAAGGTCTGGATGGCCTCCTACAATCTCGAGGACGGGGCGCAGATGTGGTACATTCAGGTCCAAACGGACGAGGGCACTCCGTCGTGGCGCCGATTCAAGGAATTGCTCCACCTGCGCTACGGGCCCCCTCTCCACGCTGCTCCCCTCTTCGAGCTGGCGGATTGCCGTCGCATGAGCACCGTCGCGGAGTATCAGGATCGTTTCCAGGCGCTTCTTCCCCGCGCCGGTCCCCTGGGAGAGGCACAAAGGGTGCAGCTGTTCACGGGCGGACTCCTTCCACCGCTCAGCCTCGACGTTCAGGTCCACAATCCGCAATCCCTTGCGGCTGCTATGAGCCTGGCGCGTCAATTCGAGCTCCGCGAGCAGTACGCACCGGCGCCCGCCAAGGCCGCGGCCTGTGGCCTGCTACCGGCCCCTGCGCCGCGCCTGGCCCTCCCTGCGCCTCCGATTGCCAAGGCGGACGCAACTGTGGCCGGGGCGGACGGTCGCCCGCTGGTGAAACGTCTGTCCCTGACGGAGCAAGAGGAGCGCCGTCGGTAG
- the LOC136549367 gene encoding disease resistance protein RGA5-like — protein MMEKIMVSAACGVMNSLLRKLASLLEKEYMLLKDVKHNIIFLRDELTSMNLLLLKLSDIEDLDMQVKEWRNKVRELAYDIEDCIDNFMGNDRPNASLVRKTVGKIKKLWFRHDIGKQIQELKILVVEESARRYRYKLDDSTFRPAVVETDHRLKALYVETNKLEGIDSPVEQIIQWLTGNGKQDQEPNIMAIVGFGGLGKTTLAVQVYSKFKDKFDCMAFASVSRGPSIKTVLIDLLKDVGAAIDTTDDEMRLINKLRGYLTKKRYFVVIDDLWDVSAWSFIKCAFHQSNCGSRIIITTRKIDVAKACCSSSGDHIYEMQPLSVADSERLFFKRIFGSEERCPSHLKEASIKILRKCGGLPLAIITISSLLASKDLTLDQWNRVANSIGSTLENNPDIEVMRKILSISYFDLPHYLKTCLLYISIFPEDYTINRKSLIIRWITEGFVQEEYGQNAHDIGESYFNELINRRLIQPWYIDHNSGNVVTCRVHDMILDLIITKSVEENFVTLLNSQELTSSPQNKIRRLSIQCADGEPPALVLEESIVLSHVRSVTIFGHGKQLPSLSDMKALRVLDLEGCKELENHHLENIERLIQLKYLNLRDTEITELPKQVVKLQCLDTLDIRNTGVSELPPAIIQLRQLARLFIDLDTRLPNGFGKMQNLEELRHVNLCMYPMNFLRELVRLSKLRELEISWGYDGTRDDRVSYQDDLINSLSMLAGRHNLRSLTFHIMDEKGFPLHTWHPAPCALRRLHFDMKLGRISVVPTWMGSLVNLQELSFRIETMTQDGLDILGDIPALRSLSFHVETCPKTKSWLSSNTAMRGLEDPSPQDWLNMPHEDPTNPEDWLRITKGFESLNSFRFECGPWEWMCLIFEAGSMPKLEILDLEVPSVDRYVIKKLGFDFGINNLSCLTKVTFRSSNRGCSEKLEVAIRKAVSRHRNRPALEIIRKKARS, from the exons ATGATGGAGAAAATCATGGTGAGTGCTGCTTGTGGGGTGATGAATTCCCTGCTGCGGAAGCTTGCCAGTCTACTAGAGAAGGAATACATGCTACTCAAAGATGTGAAGCACAACATTATCTTCTTAAGAGATGAGCTTACTAGCATGAACTTGCTCCTCTTGAAGCTGTCAGACATAGAAGATCTCGACATGCAAGTGAAGGAATGGAGGAATAAGGTACGAGAGCTAGCCTACGACATTGAGGATTGCATTGACAATTTTATGGGTAATGATAGGCCCAACGCAAGCCTTGTTCGGAAGACAGTAGGCAAGATAAAAAAATTATGGTTTCGACATGATATTGGCAAGCAGATCCAGGAACTCAAAATCCTTGTTGTTGAGGAGAGTGCCCGTCGTTATAGATATAAGCTGGATGATTCAACCTTTAGGCCTGCAGTGGTGGAAACTGACCATCGCCTTAAGGCACTCTATGTTGAGACAAACAAGCTTGAGGGCATTGATAGCCCAGTGGAACAAATCATACAGTGGCTTACAGGAAATGggaaacaagatcaagaaccaaACATAATGGCCATAGTGGGCTTCGGAGGTTTGGGGAAAACTACTCTTGCAGTCCAGGTATACAGTAAATTCAAGGACAAATTTGACTGCATGGCTTTTGCATCTGTGTCAAGAGGTCCCAGCATCAAGACAGTTTTGATAGACTTACTTAAAGATGTGGGAGCTGCCATTGACACAACAGATGATGAGATGCGTCTCATCAACAAACTGAGAGGATATCTCACCAAAAAGAG GTATTTTGTAGTGATTGATGATTTATGGGATGTGTCGGCATGGAGTTTTATCAAATGTGCTTTCCATCAGAGTAATTGTGGGAGTCGAATAATCATAACAACACGCAAAATTGATGTGGCTAAGGCATGTTGCTCGTCCtctggtgatcatatttatgaaATGCAACCCCTTAGTGTTGCTGACTCCGAAAGATTATTTTTTAAGAGAATTTTTGGTTCCGAAGAAAGATGTCCTTCTCACCTAAAAGAAGCCTCCATCAAAATTCTAAGGAAGTGTGGCGGTCTACCGTTGGCTATCATTACTATATCAAGCTTGTTAGCTAGTAAAGATCTGACATTGGATCAGTGGAATAGAGTGGCAAATTCTATTGGGTCTACACTTGAGAATAATCCAGACATAGAGGTCATGAGAAAGATTCTATCTATCAGTTATTTTGATCTACCACATTATCTAAAAACTTGTCTTCTTTATATAAGTATATTCCCAGAAGATTACACTATAAATAGAAAGAGTTTGATAATTAGATGGATTACTGAAGGATTTGTACAAGAAGAATATGGGCAAAATGCACATGATATAGGTGAAAGTTACTTCAATGAGCTCATCAACAGAAGACTGATCCAGCCATGGTACATTGATCATAACAGTGGGAATGTGGTGACTTGTCGAGTTCATGACATGATTCTTGATCTAATCATAACAAAGTCCGTAGAGGAGAACTTTGTTACTTTGTTAAACTCTCAAGAACTTACATCAAGCCCACAAAATAAGATCCGAAGATTATCTATCCAATGTgctgatggagaaccaccagcaTTGGTATTGGAAGAGTCAATAGTACTATCTCATGTCAGATCAGTGACTATCTTTGGGCATGGGAAGCAACTGCCATCTCTTTCAGATATGAAGGCTCTTCGCGTGCTTGACCTAGAAGGTTGTAAGGAATTAGAAAATCATCACCTGGAAAATATAGAGAGGCTAATCCAACTGAAATACTTAAACCTTAGAGATACAGAAATCACGGAGCTCCCGAAACAAGTTGTAAAACTCCAGTGTTTGGATACATTGGATATAAGAAACACGGGGGTGAGTGAGTTACCTCCAGCTATTATTCAACTTAGGCAATTGGCTCGGctgttcattgatcttgacaccAGATTGCCCAATGGATTTGGAAAAATGCAAAATCTGGAAGAGCTTAGACATGTCAATTTATGTATGTACCCAATGAATTTCCTGAGAGAGCTGGTTCGGCTAAGTAAACTCAGAGAGTTGGAAATAAGTTGGGGTTATGATGGGACACGAGATGATAGAGTTTCTTATCAGGATGATTTGATCAATTCACTTAGCATGTTGGCCGGACGACACAACCTTCGTTCTCTTACTTTTCACATCATGGACGAAAAGGGCTTCCCTCTCCATACCTGGCATCCTGCTCCTTGTGCACTTCGAAGACTCCATTTcgacatgaagcttggaagaatttCTGTAGTTCCAACCTGGATGGGATCACTTGTTAATCTCCAAGAACTAAGCTTCCGCATTGAAACAATGACTCAAGATGGCCTTGATATCCTTGGAGATATACCAGCTCTCCGCTCTCTTTCCTTCCACGTGGAAACCTGCCCCAAAACTAAGTCGTGGCTCAGCTCAAATACAGCTATGAGGGGTCTGGAGGATCCTAGCCCCCAGGATTGGCTTAACATGCCGCATGAAGATCCTACTAACCCTGAGGATTGGCTTAGGATCACAAAAGGATTTGAAAGTTTGAATTCCTTCCGCTTCGAGTGTGGCCCTTGGGAGTGGATGTGCCTCATATTTGAAGCTGGATCGATGCCAAAGCTTGAAATACTTGACCTCGAGGTTCCATCTGTTGACAGATATGTAATTAAGAAACTTGGTTTTGATTTTGGCATCAATAACCTCTCCTGCCTCACCAAAGTTACTTTTAGATCTAGTAATCGGGGATGCAGTGAAAAACTTGAAGTTGCGATCAGGAAAGCAGTCAGCAGACATCGCAACAGACCTGCACTGGAAATAATAAGGAAAAAGGCTCGAAGTTGA